The proteins below come from a single Maylandia zebra isolate NMK-2024a linkage group LG23, Mzebra_GT3a, whole genome shotgun sequence genomic window:
- the LOC112430429 gene encoding uncharacterized protein LOC112430429 codes for MDEGIRACGRRRAAGQRGRGVEIRGGRGECLRRRRGVRSRGGREGPGGRRRQPRTIITDDMRARVIDHVIVHGMTMAEAGRRVHPNLSRFTVATIIKAFRQHNRAERMPHRGGRVAIFTAAQETLIADMVRENNCIRLREIRDKVIADNVNFENIDAVSVSTIDRVLRRQQMRMKQVYRVPFERNSARHIEQRYENVQRIMQLDAMARPHEYLFLDEAGFNLQKLRRRGRNIIGQRAITEVPGQRGGNITLCAAMGTEGLVHRHAVLGSYNTQRLLTFLEELKDILLDRQQHHPRLAHHMYVIIWDNVRFHKTHQIRVVNHQQ; via the exons atggatgaaggcattcgAGCGTGCGGAAGGAGAAGAGCTGCAGGCCAAAGAGGAAGAGGGGTTGAgatcagaggaggaagaggtgaatgcctaagaagaagaagaggagttcggagtagaggaggaagagaaggtcCAGGTGGGAGAAGAAGACAACCTCGCACCATCATAACAGATGATATGCGAGCAAGAGTAATTGATCATGTCATTGTCCATGGCATGACAATGGCTGAAGCGGGACGAAGAGTACATCCAAACCTGAGTAGGTTCACCGTGGCCACCATTATCAAGGCATTTAGACAACACAACAG agCTGAAAGAATGCCACATAGAGGTGGGAGGGTTGCCATATTCACAGCGGCACAAGAAACCCTCATTGCAGATATGGTCCGTGAGAACAACTGCATTAGACTCCGAGAGATCAGAGACAAAGTCATTGCAGATAATGTAAACTTTGAGAACATTGATGCTGTCAGCGTGTCCACAATAGACCGAGTTCTCCGGCGCCAACAGATGAGGATGAAACAGGTCTACAGGGTTCCCTTTGAGCGCAACTCTGCGCGACACATAGAACAACGTTACGAGAATGTGCAA AGGATAATGCAGTTGGATGCGATGGCCAGACCCCATGAGTACCTCTTCCTGGATGAGGCTGGCTTCAACCTCCAGAAACTAAGGCGAAGAGGCCGTAACATCATTGGCCAAAGAGCCATCACTGAGGTTCCTGGCCAACGGGGGGgtaatattactctttgtgCAGCTATGGGTACGGAGGGGCTTGTCCACCGGCATGCTGTCCTTGGGTCTTACAACACCCAACGTCTCCTCACCTTCCTAGAGGAGCTAAAAGACATCCTCCTGGACCGTCAACAACACCATCCTAGGCTAGCACATCACATGTATGTGATCATTTGGGACAACGTCCGCTTCCACAAAACACACCAAATCAGAGTGGTTAACCACCAACAGTGA